The following coding sequences lie in one Capnocytophaga stomatis genomic window:
- a CDS encoding GNAT family N-acetyltransferase, with protein sequence MIRFATKKDVEFVAPLMFQAMEEIVFKLIGKENEIEAISFLKMLFLEENNQYSYENTIVFEENNQVIGSLVFYDGAHLHKLRQPVLTLSERISGRKIIVEDETSEGEIYIDTVSVSPQGQGKGIGSQLIGFLQRYASDNQLGKIGLLVDEKNPQAERLYTRLGFVYANNQPLAGGVYKHLVFENKSM encoded by the coding sequence ATGATTCGATTTGCAACAAAAAAAGACGTTGAATTTGTAGCTCCGCTTATGTTTCAAGCGATGGAGGAAATTGTTTTCAAACTTATCGGGAAAGAAAATGAAATTGAAGCAATTTCTTTCCTAAAAATGCTATTTTTAGAAGAAAACAACCAATATTCCTACGAAAATACGATAGTTTTTGAAGAAAATAACCAAGTTATAGGTTCATTGGTTTTTTATGATGGAGCCCACTTACATAAACTTCGGCAACCTGTTTTAACACTTTCCGAGCGAATTTCAGGAAGAAAAATAATTGTGGAAGACGAAACCTCGGAAGGAGAAATTTATATTGACACGGTAAGCGTTAGCCCTCAAGGACAAGGAAAAGGGATTGGTTCTCAATTAATTGGATTTCTTCAAAGATATGCTTCGGACAACCAATTAGGAAAAATAGGCTTGTTGGTTGATGAAAAAAATCCACAAGCAGAAAGGCTGTACACTCGCTTAGGATTTGTTTACGCTAATAATCAGCCTCTTGCAGGAGGAGTTTATAAACACTTGGTTTTTGAGAATAAGTCAATGTAA
- a CDS encoding erythromycin esterase family protein, with amino-acid sequence MIRLLVLLLLCFYHSYGQKSNQIFSKTGQITIDKTVFDKIPNNVKIIGLGEFTHGGREVVLYKTELCKYLIENQSVKQIIFEYSDINLRPINNYLLDDNQKFSDEKIKSLVNAQLKNSIFFTEEYIDFFIWLKHHNLKSKQKVKFRGFDTIVPVPIPYLTHNYLTKIDTNFVNKNIERWALPHNDSLAISNIYDWFEKNKDKIKSKLKEEDFQLCSMDIRNAKAYITQRHLKKRHQDYETYRDSLMAVNVCELADSKSVVWAHNAHILPITDYYKKEDKKTYYQILTKRLGSFLREKIWKSVLYYSNNLFQRSNYSCSKKRVFFKRGNFYISFSF; translated from the coding sequence ATGATTAGACTTTTAGTATTACTTCTATTATGTTTTTACCATTCCTATGGTCAGAAAAGCAACCAAATTTTCTCCAAAACAGGACAGATTACTATAGATAAAACTGTTTTTGACAAAATCCCAAACAATGTGAAAATTATTGGCTTGGGAGAGTTCACCCACGGAGGGAGAGAGGTTGTGCTTTATAAAACGGAATTATGCAAATATCTTATTGAAAATCAATCAGTAAAACAAATTATATTTGAATATTCAGATATAAATTTACGTCCTATTAATAACTACTTATTAGATGATAATCAGAAATTTAGCGATGAAAAAATTAAGTCATTAGTGAATGCTCAATTGAAAAATTCTATATTTTTTACAGAAGAGTACATTGATTTTTTTATTTGGTTAAAGCATCACAATTTAAAAAGTAAGCAAAAAGTAAAATTCAGAGGTTTTGATACCATAGTTCCTGTTCCTATTCCTTATCTAACACATAACTACCTAACGAAAATAGATACTAATTTTGTCAATAAAAATATTGAGAGATGGGCACTTCCTCATAATGATTCGTTAGCTATTAGTAATATTTACGATTGGTTTGAAAAAAATAAAGACAAAATAAAATCAAAATTGAAAGAGGAAGATTTTCAATTATGCTCAATGGACATAAGAAATGCTAAGGCTTACATTACCCAACGCCATCTTAAGAAAAGACATCAAGATTATGAAACATACAGAGATAGCCTAATGGCTGTTAATGTTTGTGAATTAGCTGATTCTAAGAGTGTTGTTTGGGCACATAATGCTCATATTTTACCGATTACAGATTACTATAAGAAAGAAGATAAAAAAACATATTATCAAATTTTAACAAAACGCTTAGGAAGTTTTCTAAGGGAAAAAATATGGAAATCAGTACTTTACTATAGCAACAACTTATTCCAAAGAAGCAACTATAGCTGTTCTAAAAAAAGAGTTTTCTTCAAAAGAGGAAACTTCTATATCAGTTTTTCCTTTTGA
- a CDS encoding TraB/GumN family protein has protein sequence MKFLLSITCFLLISFCYTQNLNKISLDSILDKQITDEIKVVGLGDIGPFPSEEISSYAFEISKFLIKNKEFKNVFVPATDILLRPFNDYINSDSVYEKEKIDSIFAEIPSKTKKEYVIFKISAFWDLISFLKKYNLENPQKKISLHGTEYSSPSPSYFFYKYISPLDKSESKSTSQKWIESITEDYVIGVCQKIVAWHKDNISQVEKLPKNQYYNHLMKDINSANTLLKIAKVNNDDTKIVSLVSENLSNEILNLTDGKSVIWSRNHFVAKSFKREKSPQANFFGSFLNSALKDSYYAILFDFPEKAEISVPKKDSQEIVVEHFFAEKDATIKLLTKNTTKRFFLSNELKVIKKPLTVISIPYDFGKYPSYITLEPKDFNLLIRSNN, from the coding sequence ATGAAATTTTTATTATCAATTACCTGTTTTTTATTGATTTCATTTTGTTACACTCAAAATTTAAATAAAATATCTTTAGATAGCATTTTGGATAAACAAATTACGGATGAAATAAAAGTAGTGGGGTTGGGGGACATTGGTCCTTTCCCATCGGAAGAAATTTCTTCTTATGCTTTCGAGATAAGCAAATTTCTGATTAAAAACAAAGAATTTAAGAACGTTTTCGTACCAGCGACAGACATTCTATTAAGACCTTTTAATGACTATATCAATAGTGATTCGGTCTACGAAAAGGAAAAAATAGATTCCATATTTGCAGAAATTCCCTCCAAAACAAAAAAAGAGTATGTTATATTTAAAATCTCCGCTTTTTGGGATTTGATTTCTTTTTTAAAAAAATATAACTTAGAAAATCCCCAAAAAAAGATAAGTTTACACGGCACTGAGTATTCCTCTCCTTCTCCGTCCTATTTTTTTTATAAATATATTTCTCCATTGGACAAAAGCGAAAGCAAATCTACTTCACAAAAATGGATAGAAAGTATCACCGAAGATTATGTTATTGGCGTTTGTCAAAAAATCGTAGCTTGGCACAAGGACAATATAAGTCAGGTTGAAAAATTGCCTAAAAATCAGTATTACAATCACTTAATGAAAGATATAAACTCTGCCAACACATTACTGAAAATAGCAAAAGTAAACAATGATGATACTAAAATTGTCTCTCTCGTTTCTGAGAATTTATCCAATGAAATTCTTAACTTAACAGATGGAAAATCTGTTATATGGTCAAGAAATCACTTTGTTGCAAAATCTTTTAAAAGAGAAAAAAGCCCCCAAGCAAATTTTTTTGGAAGTTTTTTGAATTCTGCTTTAAAAGACAGTTACTATGCCATCTTATTTGATTTTCCTGAAAAAGCAGAAATTTCTGTTCCTAAAAAGGACTCACAAGAAATTGTTGTTGAGCATTTTTTTGCAGAGAAAGATGCTACAATAAAACTTCTCACCAAAAATACAACAAAACGGTTTTTTCTTTCTAACGAGTTGAAAGTTATAAAAAAACCTTTAACGGTAATTTCCATTCCCTACGATTTTGGGAAATATCCAAGCTATATTACATTAGAACCCAAAGATTTTAATTTATTAATAAGGAGCAATAACTAA